The following are encoded together in the Candidatus Cloacimonadaceae bacterium genome:
- a CDS encoding DUF3164 family protein, which yields MDTPKTKKTADRTKTDANGQSIPISIIKPEIIKQDAVVTKTIERAKKLQDRIIKDKAKLFEEVELYLEEVAEKNGLEWKGNAILNSFDGQCRVEIRFKERIQFGIELQLAKQKIDECLKEWSADSNVNLRAIISEAFQVDKKGEIAKYRILRLRRYNIKDPVWKQAMELIDQAIQVVSTKQYITFYEKDESGQQRQIVLNFSNL from the coding sequence ATGGACACCCCAAAGACTAAGAAAACCGCCGACCGCACCAAGACTGACGCAAACGGACAGAGCATTCCCATCTCGATTATCAAACCGGAAATCATCAAGCAGGATGCCGTTGTGACCAAGACCATCGAAAGAGCCAAGAAACTGCAGGATCGCATCATCAAAGATAAAGCCAAGCTCTTTGAGGAAGTGGAACTCTACCTGGAAGAGGTAGCCGAGAAGAACGGACTGGAATGGAAAGGCAATGCCATCCTCAACAGCTTTGATGGACAGTGCCGGGTCGAGATCAGGTTCAAAGAACGCATCCAGTTCGGCATCGAACTCCAACTCGCCAAGCAGAAGATCGATGAGTGCCTGAAGGAGTGGTCAGCCGACTCCAATGTCAACCTCAGAGCCATCATCAGTGAAGCCTTCCAAGTTGATAAGAAAGGTGAAATCGCCAAGTACCGTATCCTGCGTCTGCGTAGATACAACATCAAGGACCCGGTCTGGAAGCAAGCTATGGAACTGATCGACCAGGCGATCCAGGTCGTATCCACCAAGCAGTATATCACCTTCTACGAGAAAGATGAGTCCGGACAACAACGTCAGATCGTGCTCAACTTCAGTAACCTGTAA
- a CDS encoding helix-turn-helix domain-containing protein — MAPMNTNTAEELIPMSIFNDERNYRTDEIADILRVDRSSVYRWIRDIANPLPAFRTKENGQLRCKGRDLNAYLDRHKVRPEYE; from the coding sequence ATGGCACCTATGAACACCAATACAGCAGAGGAGCTGATCCCAATGAGTATCTTTAATGATGAACGCAACTACCGCACGGATGAGATAGCCGATATCCTCCGGGTTGACCGTTCCAGTGTCTATCGCTGGATACGGGACATCGCCAATCCTCTGCCTGCTTTCCGTACCAAAGAGAATGGTCAACTGCGCTGCAAGGGCAGAGACCTGAATGCCTATCTGGACAGACACAAGGTAAGACCTGAATATGAGTAA